The proteins below are encoded in one region of Lentimicrobium sp. L6:
- a CDS encoding response regulator: protein MSINVQRLETKIKPDPKRVITKFSFPKSKERAKILIKRVLGLNENEASITLQQTLRLFSNRHINISNIFKANYNHILPLIEELGISNDALPESKQLLIGAYFTKEQSIESKSICNPSMVEAPDQTDLLRGQKRVVISLRGVGEDGISNLIFREGILNKDGSLELEEMGRVVALPERISSKTYEKKHFLDSVKKSEAFSDHENYIEAILPKEFDYNHLTQIIDDVKLESRDSDERLQALDFLFSLAEINYETTFSLDTTLSERVLFPNTASESQGIEDARFVKYTNNAGVVSYIATYNANDGEEVLPHMIETYDFYHFTMMPLHGIGAHQKGMALFPRKIKGDYVMISRLDGINNYILFSDDINKWEESHLLHEPKFAWESNQVGNVGSPIETEKGWLLLTYGVGVMRQYVIGAVLLDLENPRKVIARLKEPLLKANSVEREGGVPNVVYSCGAMVNDDKLIIPYGVSDTSSAFAYVYLQDIWDLMIPEHGVDYDSQSAHILLVEDDKINQKVVTAVLETKNIRVTVASDGVNALMELAQGNIDVVLSDINMPNFDGFQLLKYMTEKKIDVPVIFLTGLQDASLELKSLQMGAVDYIRKPVDRELLLLKLEKIIGF from the coding sequence ATGAGTATAAATGTACAGCGCCTTGAAACCAAAATTAAGCCAGATCCAAAAAGAGTGATCACTAAATTTTCATTTCCTAAATCAAAAGAGAGAGCAAAAATACTAATCAAGCGTGTATTGGGTTTGAATGAAAATGAAGCTAGTATCACACTTCAGCAAACACTTCGCTTGTTTTCCAATCGGCATATAAATATCTCAAATATTTTTAAAGCTAATTATAATCACATTTTGCCTTTGATAGAGGAGCTGGGGATTTCTAATGATGCTTTACCTGAATCCAAGCAGCTGTTGATTGGAGCTTATTTCACCAAAGAACAGTCTATTGAATCAAAATCTATTTGTAACCCTAGTATGGTGGAAGCTCCTGATCAAACCGACTTACTTAGAGGTCAGAAAAGAGTTGTCATTAGCCTAAGAGGCGTTGGTGAAGATGGTATCAGCAATTTGATATTTAGAGAAGGAATATTAAATAAAGATGGCAGTTTAGAATTGGAGGAAATGGGAAGGGTTGTAGCTTTGCCAGAGAGAATTAGCAGTAAAACCTATGAGAAAAAACACTTCCTAGATTCCGTAAAAAAATCTGAGGCTTTTTCAGACCATGAAAATTATATAGAGGCTATTCTTCCCAAAGAGTTTGATTATAATCACCTGACTCAAATTATTGATGATGTTAAATTAGAATCTAGAGATAGTGACGAGCGTTTGCAGGCTTTGGATTTTCTTTTTTCATTAGCAGAAATAAACTATGAAACCACATTTTCATTAGATACTACTTTGTCCGAAAGAGTTTTGTTTCCCAATACGGCTTCGGAATCACAAGGTATAGAGGATGCTAGATTTGTAAAATACACTAATAATGCTGGAGTTGTCAGTTATATAGCCACTTATAATGCCAATGATGGGGAAGAGGTTTTGCCACATATGATTGAAACCTATGATTTCTACCATTTTACCATGATGCCCTTGCACGGAATCGGTGCCCATCAGAAAGGAATGGCATTATTCCCTAGAAAGATAAAAGGTGATTATGTCATGATTAGTCGCTTAGATGGTATTAATAATTATATCCTTTTCTCCGATGATATCAATAAATGGGAGGAGTCACACTTACTTCACGAGCCTAAATTCGCATGGGAAAGTAATCAGGTAGGAAATGTTGGCTCGCCCATAGAAACAGAAAAAGGATGGTTGTTATTAACATATGGAGTAGGAGTGATGCGTCAATATGTAATTGGTGCTGTGTTATTGGATCTCGAAAACCCACGAAAAGTGATTGCTCGTCTAAAGGAGCCATTATTAAAAGCAAATTCAGTGGAGCGAGAAGGTGGAGTGCCCAATGTTGTTTACAGTTGCGGAGCCATGGTAAACGATGATAAATTGATTATTCCTTATGGTGTTTCAGATACTTCTTCTGCTTTCGCTTATGTTTATCTTCAAGATATTTGGGATTTAATGATTCCTGAACATGGAGTCGATTATGATAGTCAATCGGCACATATTTTATTGGTGGAGGATGATAAGATAAATCAGAAAGTAGTAACTGCTGTTTTAGAAACGAAAAACATTCGGGTGACGGTAGCTTCTGATGGGGTAAACGCTCTGATGGAATTGGCTCAAGGAAACATAGATGTGGTATTGTCTGATATTAATATGCCTAATTTTGATGGCTTCCAGTTATTAAAATACATGACGGAGAAAAAAATAGATGTTCCTGTAATATTCTTGACAGGATTGCAAGATGCTTCTCTTGAACTTAAGAGTTTACAAATGGGTGCAGTAGATTATATTAGAAAACCTGTGGATAGAGAATTATTGCTACTGAAGCTGGAAAAGATTATTGGGTTTTAG
- a CDS encoding NAD(P)H-hydrate dehydratase: MIQKIFSIEQIRMVDQYTIEHEPVASIDLMERAAKECVLWLKQKAQINQEFAIFCGPGNNGGDGLVIARLLAEDGYGVKVFVLNLNDRFSDDFSINYERLKSIEYIQLFEWKEMPNEFPEFSADTIIIDAVFGSGLSKPLKGFSAQVIKKLNECHHIKVAIDIPSGLFADKAMESLKDMVFFADYTLSFQFPKLSFLLPENELYVGQWNLLDIGLFPDYIYQTQTPYYYLNAEFVTTLLKARAKFSHKGSFGHLLMIAGDHTKMGAAILSSKAALRSGAGLVTLHHPKASGLSQNMMPELMSSPDDSAEAFTSLPDLAKYSNIAIGPGLGTRQQTAKALKMLLQQVQNPMVFDADAINILSDNKTWLSFIPAQSVLTPHIKEFDRLLGNSKHSFERMEKAKAFSKKYSVYLILKGAHTMVFTPTSNVYFNSTGNPGMATGGSGDVLTGMIAALMAQKYSSLEASLLAVFLHGLAGDLAAEKLGFESLIASDIIEHLGQAFKLLY; encoded by the coding sequence ATGATTCAAAAAATATTTTCAATAGAACAAATCAGGATGGTTGATCAATACACGATTGAACATGAGCCTGTTGCTTCTATTGATTTAATGGAAAGAGCGGCTAAAGAATGTGTGCTCTGGTTAAAGCAAAAAGCACAAATAAATCAAGAGTTTGCCATTTTCTGTGGGCCAGGAAATAATGGAGGAGATGGATTGGTCATTGCCCGGTTATTAGCTGAGGATGGCTACGGAGTAAAAGTTTTTGTGCTGAATTTAAACGATCGTTTTTCTGATGATTTCTCTATTAATTATGAGCGATTAAAGTCTATTGAGTATATTCAGTTATTCGAGTGGAAGGAGATGCCAAATGAGTTTCCTGAGTTTTCTGCTGATACAATTATTATAGATGCTGTTTTCGGAAGTGGTCTTTCAAAACCTTTAAAAGGCTTTTCAGCTCAAGTCATCAAGAAACTCAATGAATGCCATCATATAAAAGTGGCAATAGATATCCCAAGTGGATTGTTTGCCGATAAAGCTATGGAAAGCCTAAAAGACATGGTCTTCTTTGCGGATTATACATTGAGCTTTCAGTTTCCCAAGTTGAGCTTTCTATTACCAGAAAATGAATTATATGTAGGGCAATGGAATCTATTAGATATTGGTTTGTTTCCAGATTATATTTATCAAACTCAAACGCCTTATTATTATCTTAATGCTGAGTTTGTAACTACGCTTCTAAAAGCAAGAGCCAAATTTAGTCATAAAGGCAGTTTTGGACATTTGTTAATGATTGCCGGGGACCATACAAAAATGGGTGCTGCCATTTTAAGCTCAAAAGCGGCTCTGAGATCTGGAGCGGGATTGGTCACATTACATCATCCCAAAGCATCGGGTCTTTCCCAAAATATGATGCCAGAGTTGATGTCTAGTCCCGATGATAGTGCGGAAGCATTTACTAGCCTACCAGATTTGGCAAAGTATTCAAATATTGCTATTGGCCCAGGATTAGGGACTCGTCAACAAACCGCCAAGGCATTAAAGATGCTCTTGCAGCAAGTGCAGAATCCCATGGTTTTTGATGCCGACGCCATCAATATTTTATCTGATAACAAGACTTGGCTTAGCTTTATTCCAGCTCAATCTGTTTTGACTCCTCATATAAAGGAATTCGACCGCTTATTAGGGAATTCCAAGCATAGTTTTGAGCGCATGGAAAAAGCAAAAGCTTTTAGCAAAAAATATAGTGTATACTTGATATTAAAAGGGGCGCACACCATGGTTTTTACACCCACTTCTAATGTTTATTTCAATTCTACTGGAAATCCAGGAATGGCAACTGGTGGTTCTGGAGATGTTTTAACAGGTATGATTGCAGCGCTGATGGCACAGAAATATTCTTCCTTAGAAGCTAGCTTATTAGCTGTATTCCTTCATGGTTTAGCAGGGGATTTGGCTGCTGAGAAATTAGGTTTTGAGAGTTTGATCGCCAGCGATATTATAGAACATTTAGGCCAAGCATTTAAATTATTATACTAA
- a CDS encoding folylpolyglutamate synthase/dihydrofolate synthase family protein produces the protein MNYKECLKWMYAQLPIFQRMGKAAYKANLDNTYAIMEVLDNPQNKFKSIHIAGTNGKGSTSHLIASVFQEAGYKTGLYTSPHLKDFRERIRINGEMIPEAKVLDFIEGRQKKFEEIQPSFFEMTVGMAFKYFADQKVDIAILETGMGGRLDSTNIVNPELSVITNIALDHTQFLGDTIGKIAGEKAGIIKKEVPLIIGEFHPETFNVFQERANELSAPMILADEVYQIEKSADQYSILKNNQMVLGSLSIPLFGNYQKKNIITAFAACRQAGMSLEHIKLGFENVLVNTNFTGRWQIIGKEPKVIADTAHNEAGLSLVMEQLSLEKYRNLHMVISVVDDKNLQEILKYFPKTAQYYFCKADIPRGLAVESLQKQAEELGLLGKSYYSVAKACQAALKQATAEDLVFIGGSTFTVAEVL, from the coding sequence ATGAATTACAAAGAATGTTTAAAATGGATGTATGCACAATTGCCCATTTTTCAAAGAATGGGAAAAGCAGCTTACAAAGCCAACCTCGACAATACCTATGCTATTATGGAGGTGTTGGATAATCCTCAGAATAAATTCAAATCTATTCATATTGCCGGAACCAATGGAAAAGGGTCTACCTCCCATTTAATCGCTTCAGTTTTTCAAGAAGCGGGTTATAAGACTGGATTATATACTTCACCGCATCTTAAAGACTTTAGAGAAAGAATTCGAATCAATGGTGAAATGATTCCAGAAGCTAAAGTGCTAGATTTCATTGAGGGAAGGCAAAAGAAGTTTGAAGAAATTCAGCCTAGCTTTTTCGAAATGACAGTGGGAATGGCTTTTAAATACTTTGCTGATCAAAAAGTAGATATTGCTATTTTGGAAACTGGAATGGGAGGAAGGCTTGATAGTACTAATATTGTAAATCCTGAACTTTCTGTGATTACAAATATTGCGCTAGACCATACTCAGTTTTTAGGAGATACTATTGGGAAAATTGCTGGTGAAAAAGCAGGAATCATCAAAAAAGAAGTTCCACTTATTATTGGAGAGTTTCATCCAGAAACTTTTAATGTATTTCAAGAAAGAGCGAATGAACTTTCTGCTCCAATGATTTTAGCAGATGAGGTTTATCAAATAGAAAAGTCAGCAGATCAATATAGCATCCTCAAAAATAATCAAATGGTATTAGGTAGTTTGAGTATTCCACTTTTTGGTAATTATCAAAAGAAGAATATCATTACGGCTTTTGCAGCATGTCGACAAGCAGGGATGAGTTTAGAACATATTAAATTAGGTTTTGAGAATGTTTTAGTGAATACCAATTTCACTGGTCGTTGGCAGATTATAGGTAAGGAACCCAAAGTAATAGCAGATACAGCTCATAATGAGGCGGGTTTGTCTTTGGTGATGGAGCAATTATCCCTTGAGAAATACAGAAACCTTCATATGGTAATCAGTGTTGTGGATGATAAAAACCTACAGGAAATATTAAAATACTTCCCTAAAACTGCACAGTATTATTTTTGTAAAGCAGATATTCCCCGCGGCTTAGCCGTAGAGTCCTTGCAAAAACAAGCCGAGGAACTAGGTCTTTTGGGTAAATCTTATTATTCTGTAGCAAAAGCCTGTCAAGCTGCTTTAAAGCAGGCTACTGCCGAAGATTTAGTTTTTATTGGCGGCTCAACCTTTACAGTAGCCGAGGTTCTATAA
- a CDS encoding valine--tRNA ligase has product MDIPSRYQPQEVENKWYKWWLEQNYFHSEPDDREAFTIVIPPPNVTGVLHMGHMLNNTIQDVLVRRARMQGKNACWVPGTDHASIATEAKVVNHLKEKGIAKNDLSRDEFLEHAWEWKEKHGGIILEQLKKLGASCDWERTKFTMDEDLYESVIDVFIDLYDKGLIYRGVRMVNWDPSALTALSDEEVIHKEVQSKLYYIKYQVEGEDEWVTIATTRPETILGDTAVCIHPEDERFVHLRGKKVIVPLINRAIPVIQDEYVDREFGTGCLKITPAHDINDYTLGIKHKLDTINIFNDNGTLNEAAELYIGEDRFEVRKKISKELQEKGFMVKEEDYTNKVGFSERTNAVIEPKLSLQWFMSMKEMAKPALDIVMNDTVQFYPANVKNTYRHWMENVKDWNISRQLWWGQQIPVYYLPNKEEVVAKSAEEALEKAKAKYPELADITIDDVKQDEDVLDTWFSSWLWPISVFDGIRNPDNKDIQYYYPTNDLVTAPEILFFWVARMIMSGLEYKQEIPFKNVYFTGIVRDKLGRKMSKSLGNSPDPIKLMEEYGADGVRVGMLLTSPAGNDLPFDESLCEQGRNFSNKIWNALRLVKGWEVEEKEQAEAAKVGIDWMHARINQSLESMEDNFSKYRLSDALMSAYRLVWDDFCSNYLEIIKPPYQKAIDASTYNETILIFEKLMKILHPFMPFLTEEIWHLLAERKEGDDIIISDMPKSTDIATDIIKAYEEAAEVVNNIRKVRKEKNIPQKEALQLQYTQGELNQHAFAAVINKLGNIEAFEKVDEKPGAALSFMVGSDEYFIPLSENIDVEAEIAKLEQDLKYQEGFIKSVDKKLGNERFVNNAPAQVVEIEKKKRADAADKISKINEMIASFKK; this is encoded by the coding sequence ATGGACATTCCTTCAAGATATCAACCCCAAGAGGTTGAGAACAAATGGTATAAATGGTGGCTGGAGCAAAACTACTTCCACTCAGAACCAGACGATAGAGAAGCTTTTACAATAGTAATCCCTCCTCCTAATGTTACTGGTGTATTGCATATGGGTCATATGCTCAATAATACTATTCAAGATGTTTTGGTTAGAAGAGCCAGAATGCAAGGTAAAAACGCCTGTTGGGTTCCTGGAACCGATCATGCATCTATAGCTACAGAAGCCAAAGTGGTCAACCATTTGAAAGAAAAAGGAATCGCGAAAAATGACCTCAGTAGAGATGAGTTTTTGGAGCATGCTTGGGAATGGAAAGAAAAACATGGCGGAATCATTCTTGAACAATTAAAGAAACTAGGCGCTAGTTGCGATTGGGAAAGAACTAAATTCACCATGGATGAGGATTTATATGAATCTGTAATCGATGTATTTATCGACCTTTACGATAAAGGACTTATCTACAGAGGTGTGAGAATGGTGAATTGGGATCCATCAGCACTTACTGCTCTTTCTGATGAAGAAGTGATTCATAAAGAAGTTCAATCCAAACTATATTATATCAAATATCAAGTAGAAGGCGAAGATGAATGGGTAACTATTGCGACTACTCGTCCTGAAACTATATTAGGAGATACTGCAGTTTGTATTCACCCCGAGGATGAGCGTTTTGTTCACTTAAGAGGAAAGAAAGTAATTGTTCCTTTAATTAATAGAGCTATTCCTGTTATTCAAGATGAATATGTGGATAGAGAATTTGGAACCGGTTGTTTAAAAATTACTCCTGCACACGACATCAATGATTATACTTTAGGTATCAAGCATAAATTAGATACCATCAATATATTTAATGATAATGGAACTTTAAACGAAGCAGCTGAATTATATATTGGCGAAGATCGTTTTGAAGTGAGAAAGAAAATCAGCAAAGAGCTCCAAGAAAAAGGCTTCATGGTGAAAGAAGAAGATTATACCAATAAGGTAGGATTCTCTGAAAGAACCAATGCTGTTATCGAACCAAAATTATCATTACAGTGGTTTATGAGCATGAAAGAAATGGCCAAGCCTGCTCTTGATATTGTGATGAACGACACCGTACAATTTTATCCAGCCAACGTTAAGAATACTTATCGCCACTGGATGGAGAATGTAAAAGATTGGAATATTTCTCGTCAACTGTGGTGGGGACAGCAAATTCCGGTTTATTATCTTCCAAACAAAGAAGAAGTCGTAGCAAAATCTGCGGAGGAGGCTCTTGAAAAAGCAAAAGCTAAATATCCAGAATTAGCAGATATTACTATTGATGATGTAAAGCAAGACGAGGATGTTTTAGACACTTGGTTCTCTAGCTGGTTATGGCCCATCTCTGTTTTTGATGGAATCAGAAACCCTGACAATAAAGACATACAATATTATTATCCAACCAACGATTTGGTTACCGCACCAGAGATTTTATTCTTCTGGGTAGCTAGAATGATCATGAGTGGATTGGAGTATAAACAAGAAATTCCATTCAAGAATGTATATTTCACGGGTATTGTAAGAGATAAGCTGGGTCGTAAGATGAGTAAATCTTTAGGAAACAGCCCCGACCCTATTAAATTAATGGAAGAATATGGAGCTGATGGTGTAAGAGTTGGAATGCTACTCACCTCTCCAGCGGGTAACGACTTACCATTTGACGAGTCGCTTTGTGAGCAAGGAAGAAATTTCTCTAATAAGATATGGAATGCCCTCAGATTAGTGAAAGGCTGGGAAGTGGAAGAGAAAGAACAAGCCGAAGCTGCAAAAGTAGGAATCGATTGGATGCATGCTCGTATCAATCAGAGCTTAGAATCCATGGAGGATAACTTTAGCAAATACAGACTTTCTGATGCTCTAATGTCAGCATACAGGTTGGTTTGGGACGATTTCTGTTCTAATTACCTCGAAATCATCAAGCCACCTTATCAAAAAGCCATTGACGCAAGCACTTATAATGAAACCATCCTCATTTTTGAGAAACTCATGAAGATTCTTCATCCATTTATGCCCTTCCTTACAGAAGAGATATGGCATTTATTGGCAGAAAGAAAAGAAGGTGACGATATCATTATCAGTGATATGCCAAAAAGTACAGATATTGCTACTGATATTATCAAAGCTTATGAAGAAGCTGCTGAGGTAGTCAATAATATTAGAAAAGTAAGAAAAGAGAAAAATATTCCTCAAAAGGAAGCTTTACAATTACAATATACACAAGGGGAGCTCAATCAACATGCTTTTGCGGCTGTTATCAATAAACTGGGGAATATTGAAGCATTTGAAAAAGTTGATGAGAAACCTGGAGCGGCATTGAGTTTTATGGTAGGTTCTGATGAGTATTTCATTCCACTTTCGGAAAATATTGATGTGGAAGCTGAGATTGCCAAGTTGGAACAGGATTTGAAATATCAAGAAGGATTTATCAAATCGGTTGATAAAAAACTCGGCAACGAACGATTCGTAAATAATGCTCCAGCTCAAGTGGTGGAGATAGAAAAGAAAAAACGAGCCGATGCAGCCGATAAAATATCCAAGATAAACGAAATGATTGCTTCATTTAAGAAATAA
- a CDS encoding class I SAM-dependent methyltransferase codes for MGKIVKAVDDIMGQALMEEHLHKNNVPLIVRTSVSDDEEYETAYFFRNFDEMPELEQKAIQLSKGKVLDVGAGTGIHALALQKLGFECHAIDISELSVQIMEERGVKHALCQDFFELKDHKYDTILLLMNGIGLVENFDGFKEFFSQCKNLLNEGGQILFDSSDLIYLFEEEDGSFMIDLNDHYYGEVEFQVEYQGIPSKPFPWLFIDFDNLQNLAERHGFQAELLQRGAHYDYLARITLNLDL; via the coding sequence ATGGGAAAGATAGTGAAAGCAGTTGACGATATCATGGGTCAGGCATTAATGGAGGAGCACCTTCATAAAAATAATGTGCCATTAATAGTGAGAACCAGCGTTAGCGATGATGAAGAATATGAAACAGCATACTTTTTTAGGAATTTTGATGAAATGCCTGAGTTGGAGCAAAAAGCCATTCAACTATCCAAAGGAAAAGTTTTAGATGTGGGTGCTGGAACAGGTATACATGCTTTGGCGCTACAGAAACTGGGTTTTGAATGTCATGCCATTGATATCAGTGAGTTGAGTGTTCAGATCATGGAGGAAAGAGGTGTGAAACATGCTCTTTGTCAAGATTTCTTTGAACTCAAAGACCATAAATACGATACTATTTTATTATTAATGAACGGAATTGGGTTGGTCGAAAACTTTGATGGCTTTAAAGAATTCTTTTCTCAGTGCAAGAATCTACTCAATGAGGGCGGACAAATTTTATTTGATTCCTCCGATTTAATTTATCTTTTTGAAGAAGAGGATGGTTCTTTTATGATAGATCTTAACGACCATTATTATGGAGAAGTAGAATTTCAAGTGGAATATCAAGGAATCCCATCCAAGCCTTTTCCGTGGCTTTTTATCGACTTCGATAATTTGCAGAATTTAGCTGAACGCCATGGATTTCAGGCTGAATTATTGCAAAGAGGCGCACACTACGATTATTTGGCTCGTATCACTTTAAATTTAGATTTATGA
- a CDS encoding TonB-dependent receptor gives MRKMLQKFTLIAVMALFTGGLFAQGTLTGKIKDDMTGEPLIGASVVLEGTTTGATTDMDGVFTLDLPSGMQKVVISYVGFEDVVMDIDVANGETKNLGKVLLQGKAIGMAGLEIIADRAKERETPVAISNVSKKQLEENLGSRDLPMVMNNTPSVYATPQGGGAGDARINVRGFNQRNVAIMVNGVPINDMENGWVYWSNWDGVADATSSIQMQRGLSAINLATPSVGGTMNILTDPAAHKLGGSAKFEVGSGQFFKTTLSGHSGLINNKFAVSAAVGKKTGQGVIDKTWTDAWTYYLGAAYNINKNHRLEIYAVGATQRHGQNLYKQNAGAYDTDYAKDIYGDDNSYTYDYSKYTDEEIQKLKDWGVYSESGTEYATDAFPQADAGRLYNENWGPVNESYTGQQSWNGKSARDRYNSGYINERENYFHKPLANLNWYAQWSDKVSQFTTLYYSGGTGGGTGTYGKIQYDYAGPSRTPDWNSTISQNSNPEDENYGNQGILRNSVNNQWTVGAISKVKVDFTEKFKMQFGVDWRTAEIDHYREVRDLLGLQSYDDKYTRNDFGSQLGLGLGDKIAYNNTNTVDWFGGYVQAEYSTEKFSFYGTAGYSVIKYNFLDHFKTASEIQDGVDDDGNPIMIPDVNSGNLQANTDWIGGYQIKGGVNYNINETFSVFANVGIISKVPIFDAVIDDGDGTVAEDPQNENFTAFEGGAIYSTLDDKLTVKANYYYTKWQDRTLTRSIRVTEDLNGIAFIKGLDQLHQGFELEANYRPIKLVGIGGIASFAKWEYLNNVSAQVKTYDDGDYNTYDLNLYTKDLKVGDAPQTQFAAWVDIFPVEGLKLQFIMRHNSNHYADFNPANRDDETDTEQVWKTPSYTVFDAHANYQLPLKGKVGVNIFFHAFNLFDTFYVQDAVDNSAYNSFQRIDTDRMLSEDSGRKRTVIANPHTGSAAEVYLGLPFNFNLGVKVTI, from the coding sequence ATGAGAAAAATGTTACAAAAGTTTACTTTGATTGCAGTGATGGCGCTATTTACTGGCGGATTATTCGCTCAAGGTACTCTAACAGGAAAAATTAAAGACGACATGACTGGCGAACCATTAATTGGTGCTTCTGTTGTTTTAGAAGGTACAACTACTGGTGCTACTACTGATATGGACGGAGTTTTCACTCTAGATCTTCCTTCAGGAATGCAAAAAGTTGTGATTAGTTATGTTGGTTTCGAAGATGTTGTTATGGACATTGACGTTGCTAATGGGGAAACTAAAAATTTAGGTAAAGTTTTACTTCAGGGTAAAGCTATTGGTATGGCTGGTTTAGAGATTATCGCTGACCGTGCTAAGGAAAGAGAAACTCCAGTTGCTATTTCTAATGTTTCTAAGAAACAATTAGAAGAGAACTTGGGTTCTAGAGACCTTCCTATGGTTATGAACAATACTCCTTCGGTATATGCTACTCCTCAGGGTGGTGGAGCTGGAGATGCTCGTATCAACGTTCGTGGATTTAACCAAAGAAACGTAGCCATTATGGTGAACGGTGTTCCAATTAATGATATGGAAAACGGTTGGGTATATTGGTCTAACTGGGATGGTGTTGCTGATGCTACCTCTTCTATCCAAATGCAAAGAGGTTTATCTGCTATTAACTTAGCTACTCCTTCTGTTGGTGGTACTATGAATATCCTTACTGACCCTGCGGCTCACAAATTAGGTGGTTCTGCTAAATTCGAAGTTGGTTCTGGACAGTTCTTCAAAACTACTCTTTCTGGTCACTCTGGTTTAATCAATAATAAATTTGCTGTTAGTGCTGCTGTTGGTAAGAAAACAGGACAAGGTGTAATTGACAAAACTTGGACCGATGCATGGACTTATTATCTAGGTGCAGCTTATAATATTAATAAAAATCATCGCTTAGAAATTTATGCTGTTGGTGCTACTCAGCGTCACGGACAAAACCTTTATAAGCAAAATGCTGGTGCTTACGATACCGATTATGCGAAAGATATTTACGGTGATGATAATTCCTATACATATGATTACAGCAAGTATACGGATGAAGAAATTCAAAAACTAAAAGATTGGGGAGTTTATAGCGAATCGGGTACAGAATATGCTACAGACGCATTTCCTCAGGCTGATGCAGGAAGATTATATAATGAAAACTGGGGTCCTGTAAACGAAAGCTATACAGGCCAACAAAGTTGGAATGGTAAATCTGCACGTGACAGATATAATTCTGGTTATATTAATGAAAGAGAAAACTATTTCCACAAGCCATTGGCTAACTTAAACTGGTATGCTCAATGGAGTGATAAAGTATCTCAATTTACTACTTTATATTATTCTGGTGGTACTGGTGGTGGTACTGGTACATATGGTAAAATTCAGTATGATTATGCTGGTCCTTCAAGAACTCCAGACTGGAATTCTACTATTTCCCAAAACTCAAACCCTGAAGATGAAAACTACGGAAATCAAGGTATCTTAAGAAACTCTGTTAACAATCAGTGGACTGTAGGTGCTATTTCTAAAGTTAAAGTTGATTTCACTGAGAAATTCAAAATGCAATTTGGTGTAGATTGGAGAACTGCTGAGATTGACCATTACCGTGAAGTTAGAGATTTATTAGGTCTTCAATCTTATGATGATAAATATACAAGAAATGATTTTGGTTCTCAGTTAGGTTTAGGTTTAGGTGATAAAATCGCTTATAATAATACCAATACTGTTGATTGGTTTGGTGGTTATGTCCAAGCTGAATATTCTACTGAGAAATTCTCATTCTACGGAACTGCTGGTTACTCTGTAATCAAGTATAACTTCCTCGACCATTTCAAAACCGCATCTGAAATACAAGATGGCGTTGATGATGACGGCAATCCAATAATGATTCCTGATGTAAATAGTGGAAATTTACAAGCCAATACTGATTGGATTGGTGGATATCAAATTAAAGGTGGTGTTAATTACAATATCAACGAAACATTCTCAGTATTTGCCAATGTAGGTATAATATCTAAAGTACCTATTTTTGATGCTGTTATTGATGATGGTGATGGAACTGTTGCTGAAGACCCACAAAACGAAAACTTTACTGCTTTTGAAGGTGGTGCAATTTATAGCACACTAGATGACAAATTAACTGTTAAAGCTAACTATTACTATACCAAGTGGCAGGACCGTACTTTAACTCGTAGTATTAGAGTTACTGAAGATTTAAATGGCATTGCTTTTATTAAAGGTTTAGACCAATTACACCAAGGTTTTGAATTAGAAGCGAATTACCGTCCTATTAAATTAGTAGGTATTGGTGGTATTGCTTCTTTCGCTAAATGGGAATATTTAAATAATGTTTCTGCTCAAGTTAAAACTTATGATGATGGTGATTATAATACTTATGACTTAAATCTTTATACAAAAGATTTAAAAGTTGGTGATGCTCCTCAAACTCAATTTGCTGCTTGGGTTGACATTTTCCCAGTAGAAGGATTAAAACTTCAGTTTATCATGCGTCATAACTCTAATCATTATGCTGATTTTAACCCAGCTAATAGAGATGATGAAACAGATACAGAACAAGTCTGGAAAACTCCTTCATATACTGTTTTTGATGCACATGCTAACTACCAACTTCCTTTAAAAGGCAAAGTAGGTGTAAATATCTTCTTCCATGCATTCAATTTATTTGACACATTTTATGTGCAGGATGCAGTAGATAATAGTGCATATAATTCATTCCAAAGAATTGATACTGATAGAATGTTATCAGAAGATTCAGGTAGAAAAAGAACTGTTATCGCAAATCCTCATACAGGATCAGCTGCTGAAGTATACTTAGGTCTTCCTTTTAACTTCAATTTGGGTGTTAAAGTTACTATCTAA